GGCTCGTCGCCAATGGCGTCGAGGAGCCCCGGCAGCCGCGCGTAGTCCTCGTGGGCCAGCGCGAGGATGACGTGATCCACGTCGCGCGCCCCGAGGATGGCGCCCAGGTCCGCGTAACCGCCGAGCCACGGCACGCCCGCGCGCCCCTCCTTCTGGTCGCCCACGATCCCCATCACCTGGATGCCCACGTCCGGGCGCGCGCGCAGCCGCTCGATGACCGTGCCCCCCAGCTCGCCGCTGCCCACCACGAGCGCGAAGCGCTGGTTGTAGCCCTGGCGCCGAGCGAAGCGCAGGGCCTCGCGAAACACGGAGCGGGCGATGGAGACGGCGGCGATGGAGAAGAGCCAGAAGTAGACGATGACCACGCGGGAGTAGTCGTACTCCCGGAAGAAGAACGTCATGACGGCCACCAGCACCAGGGCCGCCACGGACGAGGCCTTGGCCACGTCGGCCACCTCGGACAGCCGCGAGCCGATGCGCCGGGGCCGGTAGAGGTCGAAGGCGCGGAAGGAGATACCCCACACGACGAGGATGGGCACCACCATGAGGAGGTAGGGGCCAAGAGGCGGCACCTCCTGGTGGCGCAGCGGCGGGCCGGCGAGGTAGAAGCGGGTGAGGTAGGCCAGGAACCAGCAGCCGAGGACGACGAGGAGATCCCCTGCCAGCGTGACCTGCTCGAGGAGCCGCGAGTGGGCCTTCAGCACGGGAGGCGCTCCGACATCCGCGCCCGGAGGTAGGTCTCGACACGCTCCTTGAAGAGCGGCCGGTCGAAGGCCTCGGCGCGGCGGCGGAGGGCCTTGGGCTCGAACTGGTGATCCTCCCACTCGAAGCGCTCGATGGCGCCGGCCAGGTCGTCCACCGTCTGGCGCTCGAAGAAGAGGCCCGTGGGAGGCTCGGGGCCTCCGGGCGGGACGACGGTCTCCAGCACCCCCCCCGCGCCCAGCGCGATGACCGGCCTCCCCGAGGCCATGGCCTCGAGCGGCGTGATGCCGAAGTCCTCGAGGGTCGGGAAGAGGAGGGCCCGGCAGCGCGCGAGCAGACCCGCCACCTCCGCGTCGTCCCGCCAGCCCAGGAGCTCCACCGTGGGCCCCGCGAGCCGGCGGAGCCGCGCCTCCTCGGGGCCCGTCCCCACCACCACGAGACGGCGCCCGAGCCGCCCCGCTGCCTCCACGGCCAGGTCCACGCGCTTGTAGGGCGTCAGCGCGGAGACGACCAGGTAGAAGTCGCCCGGGGGCTCGTCCGGGTGAAAGCGCGCCACGTCCACCGGCGGATAGATCACGTCGGCGTCGCGGCCATAGGCGCGGCGGATGCGGCCGGCGATGAAACGGGAGATGGCCACGAAATGATGGACGCCGGCAGCCGTGCGCCGGTCCCACCGGCGGAGCCAGGCTGCGAGCGCCGGCATCAGCGCGCGGGTGACGGGCCCCGCCCGCCGGCCGAAATAGTCGTCGTAGAGATCCCAGACGTAGCGCATGGGCGTGTAGCAGTAGCAGACGTGGAGCGCCCCCGCCGGGACGCGCACGCCCTTGGCGACGGCGTGGCTTCCAGAGAGGATCAGATCGTAGCCGCGAAGGTCGAGGCTCCGGATGGCCGCGGGGAAGAGGGGGAGGTACGCGCGGTAGCGCTGGCGCGCCCCGGGCAGCCGCTGGACGAAGGAGGTGACCACGCGGCGGCGCTCGATGATGGGCGACACCGAGCCCGGGACGTGCAGCAGCGTGAACAGGTCGGCGTCGGGGAAGAGCTCGCAGAACACCTCGAGGCAGCGCTCCCCGCCCCGCATCCCGGTCAGCCAGTCGTGGATCAGCGCCACTCTCATGGCCGCCCCCGGGCCCGGGAGCTCAGCGCGGCGAAGGAGGGGTCCGCCGGCGCCAGTAGTCGAGGAGGTCGCTGAGCGTCTGCTCGAAGGGGATCTCCACCTTCCAGCCCGTGGCCTTGTGCATCCTGGAGGGATCGCCCTCGAGCACCATGACGTCGGAGGGGCGGAGCCGCGCGGGATCGGTCTCGACCTGGATCCCCTTCACCGTGGACTGATCGAGGAGGAAGTCGAGCACCTGCTGGATGGCCCAGGTGCGCCCCGAGCAGAGGTTGTAGACCTCGCCGGGCTCGCCGTGCTCCAGGAGCAGCCAGTAGCCGCGCACGATGTCGCGCACGTCGGAGTAGTCGCGGCGCGGCTTGAGGTCGCCCACGTGGATGACGGCCTCTCGCAGCCCCGCCTCGATCTCGGCCACCTGTTTGGCGAAGTTGGAGGTCACGAAGACATCGCCTCGACGCGGCCCCTCGTGGTTGAAGGCGCGGCTCCTGATGATGGGCAAGCCGTAGCTCTTGAAGTACTGGTACCCCATCGTATCCTGGGTCACCTTGCTCACGGCGTACGGCGACAGCGGCCGCAGCGGATTGCTCTCCTTGATGGGGAGCTCCTCCGGGTAGCAGAGGCCGTACTCCTCGCTGCTGCCGACGACGAGGAGGCGGGGGCAGATCTTGAGCCCCCGGATGGCCTCGAGCAGGTTCACCTGCGAGAGGATGTTGATGCTCAGCGTCTCCGCCGGCGCCTGCCAGGAGGCCCCCACGAAGCTCTGGGCGGCGAGGTGGACCACGTAGTCGGGCTGGGCGGTCTCCAGGAGCCCGCGCACGGAGGAGAGATCACGCAGGTCCGACTCGATCAGGGTGATCTTCGATCGCAGGTGGTCGATGTTCTCCGTCTTGCTCCGCCAGCGGGCCGACCCGAACACCTGGGCGCCGCGGGCCAGGGCGAACTCGGTCATGTGGCTGCCGACGAACCCCGTGATTCCGGTGATCAGTACTCGCATCCGTCTCAGTCTCCCGCCGCCCGGGCTGTCGCGAATCTCTGCGCGAAACGACCCGCATTATAACCTAGACGCGACGCAGTCGGACGCTGGAAAAGCCCGCAGGACCTCGCGGTAGAGCGTGGCGACCTCGGCCGCCATGCGATCGGCCGAGAAGTGCCTGGCCACGCGCGCCCGCCCCTCGGCCCCCATGACGCCTCTCCGCGCGTCGTCCCCCAGGAGCGCCCCCACCGCCGCGGCCAGCGCCCGCGGATCCCGCGCCGGCACCAGCAAGCCGGTCACGCCCTCCTCGACCACATCGACATGCCCCGGCACCCGGGTGGCGACCACGGGAACCTCGCAGGCCATGGCCTCGAGGAGCGTCAGCGGCAGCCCCTCTCCGAGCGAGGCGGAGGCGTAGACATCCATGGCGGGCAGGCACCGCGCCGCGTCGGGAATGGCTCCGGCAAAGACCACCCGCCCGTGGACCCCGAGCGCGGCGGCGCGCGCCCGCAGCTCCCGCTCCCCGCCCCCCTGCCCCACGAGCAGGAGCGCCACCGACGGGAAGCGCGCGGCCAGCGCGGAGAGTCCCTCCAGCAGGACGCCGAGCGCCTTCACCGGGTCGAAGCGGGCGATGGTGCCGATCACGAGCGCCCGGGGCGGGAGCCCGAGCGCCTCGCGGGTCAGCGGCCGCTCTCCGGCGAGGGCCCTCACCCGCGCCAGGTCGATCCCGTTGACGATCACCCGGGAGCGGTTCACGGGTGAGAGCCCGAGCGCTCTCGCCTCGCGCGCCTGACTCTCGGAGACATGGACGAGGGTGTGTGTGAGGCGCGCCAGCCCACGCTCGAGTGCGAGGTACCCCCAGCGCAGGCCCGGCGGGTACCCCGAGTAGTGCAGACCGTGAAAGGTGTGGATGGCCGGGATGCCTACCGCGCGGGCGCCGAGCCTGCCGTACAGCCCGGCGCCCTTGCCGTGGGAATGCACCAGCCGGATCCCGTGCCGGCGGACGAGGCGGACGACCGCGCTCAGGGCGCCCGGCGAGAGCCGGTCGGAGGCCACCTCCACCACGTGGGCTCCGAGCTGTCGAAACGTCTCCACGTACGGGCCCCCGCCCGGCGTCCCGACGCTGACGGCGAACTCCGTCCGCGGCAGCCGCGCGATCACGTCGCGGACATGGGCAGGCCCACCGCCGAGCTCCGACGAGACGAGCAGCTCGAGCACCCGTATCGGGGCTGACACCTCAGCGCCCCAGCGCCGCCCGCAGCCCGCGCCGCAGCGCCGCGGGCAGCGCGAGCGCCGCGGCCGGGCGCAGGGCGTGCACCGCGCAGCGCCAGGGATAGTCGCCGCGGCGGATCGCCTGCCAGCGCACCCGGGCCTCCGTGCGCAGGCGGTCTCCCTCCCGCTCGATCGAGACCCGGCCGGGCAAGAGCCGCCGGACCACGAGCACATCGCGCAGGTTGGCCATGCGGGTGGCGCGGCTCAGGCGCATCCACAGGTCGTAGTCCTGGGCCACCGGGAGCGTCTCGTCGTAGCCGCCTGCCCGCTCGCAGAGCCAGCGCCGCAGCATCACCGAGGAGTGGACGAAGGGGTTCTCGCGGATCAGCGCGCGCCGGAGGGCGGCATCGTCCTCCGGGGGGCGGACCACGCGCACCTCGCGTCCGGCGCCGTCCACCTCACGCGCCGCCGTCCCCAGGAGCCCCACCTCCGGGTGGGCGTCGAGGAAGACGCGCTGGCGAGCCAGCCGTTCGGGCAGCGCGAGGTCATCGGCATCGAGCCGGGCCACGAGAGGGGCCCGGGCCAGCCCCAGCGCCCGGTTCAGCGCGGGCGTGAGCCCCCGGGGCTTCCCGCGCTCCAGCCTGAGCCTCGGATCGGGCACCGCCTCGAGGAGCCCGGGGGTCCCGTCGGTGGAGCCATCGTCGATCACGATGAGCTCCAGGTCTCCGGCGGTCTGGGTGAGCACGCTCTCGACCGCCTCCCGCACCCAGGGGGCGCCGTCCCGGACGGCCATCAGCACCGATACCGCGGGCGCGCTCACGCCGGGGCCCGCCGGGCCTCCAGGGCCAGCACCCGGGCCCAGTGCCTCACACCGGGCAGCCGTCCGAAGCGCCGCTCGAGGCGGAAGCGGCGCTCGGCATCCGGGGCGACCCGCCGGGAGCACGGGATCCAGTAGCCCGAGACGCGCACCCCGGTGAAGCCCGCTCCGCGGCACAGCCGGCCCAGCTCGCCGCGGGTGACGAAGTCGTGGGTCGCCCAGTTGCGCTCGTCGGTCCAGAACTCGCGCGCGTGATAGGTGGCCAGGTACTTGCGGAAGAGGCGGGCGGCCCGGAGCAGATTGTGGTGGGGCTCGAGCAGGTAGAGCCGCCCCGCGGGCCTGAGCGCCCGGGCCAGCGTCGCGAAGACCTCGGGGCGCCGGTGGAAGTGGTGGAGGCTCTGGATGACCAGCGCCGAGTCGAAGGCGCCGGCGGCGACCCCGGCGGCCCAGGTCTCCGCGGTGGCGGTCACCACCTCCACGTTGGCCAGCCCCTCCGCCCGGCAGCGCTCGCGCAGCAGGCGCGCGAGGTCGGGGACGGGCTCCACGGCGAGGACGCGCTCGGCCCGGCGGGCGATGAGCGCCGTGAAGTAGCCGCTGCCGGCCCCGAGCTCCAGTGCGCGGCCATAGCCCTCGGGAGCCCAGTGGGAAGCGACGAGGGGCTGCGCCGGGTACTCGTGCTGTTCCGCCTCGGCGTAGCCGTGGATGCTGTCGTAGGCGGCGGCCCTCTCCCCGGAGTAGATCTCCTCGTTGAACGCGCGGTTGATCCGGTCGAGCCGCTCGCGCGAGGCGGGCGACAGGAGCGCGAGCTTGAGCGGATGGGGCAGCAGCAGGTACAGGAGATAGTTCCGCCGCCCGATCTCGATGCGGATCACCGCTTGCGGAACACGAGGTTGAAGTACGGGAGGGCCAGAGAGGGGCTCTGCCCCGCCGCCGCCAGGAGCGCGCAGCAGATGGCGAAGAGCGGGAGCACGGCCCGCCGGGCGCGCGAGCGCGCGGTGTCGCGGAAGAAGCGCCAGCCGTAGCCCGCCGCCTCGGTGGCATCCTCGAGGCCGGCCCCGCCCGTCGAGGGCAGGCACTCACGGAGCGAGGCGTTGCGCCAGCCCGTCCCGTCCGCCGTGAACTCCTCGTAGGGCACCGCCCGGAACGTGCCGGCCCTGAGAGCCCGCGCGTAGCGGTACGCGAGCCCAGACGGCAGCCACTGCACCAGCGGCAGCCCCACCGAGTGCGTCTCGAGGGGAAAGAGCCGATTCGGCGTGTCCAGGATGGCGATGTGGCCGCCGGGCGCGAGGACGCGGTAGTACTCGTCCACCTGCGCGCGCCGGGTGCGCACCGGCAGGTGCTCGATCACGCCGATGACGAGGACGAGGTCGAAGGCGCCATCGGCATACGCCAGGCGCTGCGTCTCGTCGTTGCCGAGGAGCGCGACCTCCCGGACCCGGCCGAGACCGAGCTCCTCGACCTTGGCGCGGACCATGGCGACGAAGGCGGGATCCGTGTCGAAGGTCGCGATCCGGGCCACCT
This sequence is a window from Candidatus Rokuibacteriota bacterium. Protein-coding genes within it:
- a CDS encoding glycosyltransferase produces the protein MRGGERCLEVFCELFPDADLFTLLHVPGSVSPIIERRRVVTSFVQRLPGARQRYRAYLPLFPAAIRSLDLRGYDLILSGSHAVAKGVRVPAGALHVCYCYTPMRYVWDLYDDYFGRRAGPVTRALMPALAAWLRRWDRRTAAGVHHFVAISRFIAGRIRRAYGRDADVIYPPVDVARFHPDEPPGDFYLVVSALTPYKRVDLAVEAAGRLGRRLVVVGTGPEEARLRRLAGPTVELLGWRDDAEVAGLLARCRALLFPTLEDFGITPLEAMASGRPVIALGAGGVLETVVPPGGPEPPTGLFFERQTVDDLAGAIERFEWEDHQFEPKALRRRAEAFDRPLFKERVETYLRARMSERLPC
- a CDS encoding class I SAM-dependent methyltransferase; this translates as MIRIEIGRRNYLLYLLLPHPLKLALLSPASRERLDRINRAFNEEIYSGERAAAYDSIHGYAEAEQHEYPAQPLVASHWAPEGYGRALELGAGSGYFTALIARRAERVLAVEPVPDLARLLRERCRAEGLANVEVVTATAETWAAGVAAGAFDSALVIQSLHHFHRRPEVFATLARALRPAGRLYLLEPHHNLLRAARLFRKYLATYHAREFWTDERNWATHDFVTRGELGRLCRGAGFTGVRVSGYWIPCSRRVAPDAERRFRLERRFGRLPGVRHWARVLALEARRAPA
- a CDS encoding glycosyltransferase; this encodes MSAPIRVLELLVSSELGGGPAHVRDVIARLPRTEFAVSVGTPGGGPYVETFRQLGAHVVEVASDRLSPGALSAVVRLVRRHGIRLVHSHGKGAGLYGRLGARAVGIPAIHTFHGLHYSGYPPGLRWGYLALERGLARLTHTLVHVSESQAREARALGLSPVNRSRVIVNGIDLARVRALAGERPLTREALGLPPRALVIGTIARFDPVKALGVLLEGLSALAARFPSVALLLVGQGGGERELRARAAALGVHGRVVFAGAIPDAARCLPAMDVYASASLGEGLPLTLLEAMACEVPVVATRVPGHVDVVEEGVTGLLVPARDPRALAAAVGALLGDDARRGVMGAEGRARVARHFSADRMAAEVATLYREVLRAFPASDCVASRL
- a CDS encoding GDP-mannose 4,6-dehydratase, which produces MRVLITGITGFVGSHMTEFALARGAQVFGSARWRSKTENIDHLRSKITLIESDLRDLSSVRGLLETAQPDYVVHLAAQSFVGASWQAPAETLSINILSQVNLLEAIRGLKICPRLLVVGSSEEYGLCYPEELPIKESNPLRPLSPYAVSKVTQDTMGYQYFKSYGLPIIRSRAFNHEGPRRGDVFVTSNFAKQVAEIEAGLREAVIHVGDLKPRRDYSDVRDIVRGYWLLLEHGEPGEVYNLCSGRTWAIQQVLDFLLDQSTVKGIQVETDPARLRPSDVMVLEGDPSRMHKATGWKVEIPFEQTLSDLLDYWRRRTPPSPR
- a CDS encoding glycosyltransferase, with the protein product MSAPAVSVLMAVRDGAPWVREAVESVLTQTAGDLELIVIDDGSTDGTPGLLEAVPDPRLRLERGKPRGLTPALNRALGLARAPLVARLDADDLALPERLARQRVFLDAHPEVGLLGTAAREVDGAGREVRVVRPPEDDAALRRALIRENPFVHSSVMLRRWLCERAGGYDETLPVAQDYDLWMRLSRATRMANLRDVLVVRRLLPGRVSIEREGDRLRTEARVRWQAIRRGDYPWRCAVHALRPAAALALPAALRRGLRAALGR
- a CDS encoding class I SAM-dependent methyltransferase, with amino-acid sequence MSEPDYRLRDLGDRRVLTVAGHEYSTAYSERVVRMLVERKGARRAALYFPFKESRGRHFLEPLFRYLRGRGARGLSVLEVGCSFGHITEYVAEQPEVARIATFDTDPAFVAMVRAKVEELGLGRVREVALLGNDETQRLAYADGAFDLVLVIGVIEHLPVRTRRAQVDEYYRVLAPGGHIAILDTPNRLFPLETHSVGLPLVQWLPSGLAYRYARALRAGTFRAVPYEEFTADGTGWRNASLRECLPSTGGAGLEDATEAAGYGWRFFRDTARSRARRAVLPLFAICCALLAAAGQSPSLALPYFNLVFRKR
- a CDS encoding undecaprenyl-phosphate glucose phosphotransferase — encoded protein: MLKAHSRLLEQVTLAGDLLVVLGCWFLAYLTRFYLAGPPLRHQEVPPLGPYLLMVVPILVVWGISFRAFDLYRPRRIGSRLSEVADVAKASSVAALVLVAVMTFFFREYDYSRVVIVYFWLFSIAAVSIARSVFREALRFARRQGYNQRFALVVGSGELGGTVIERLRARPDVGIQVMGIVGDQKEGRAGVPWLGGYADLGAILGARDVDHVILALAHEDYARLPGLLDAIGDEPVAIHVVPDLFRFTSLRGGVEEFDGIPFVHLRDSPLHGWSQVAKRAFDIGFAGAALALLSPVLLAVAGLVRVTSRGPVLFRQERMGLDGQRFGMLKFRTMRVAAEQESGPVWAQAADPRRTPLGALLRRFSIDELPQFLNVLRGEMSVVGPRPERPVFVERFRQTVPHYMLRHKVKSGITGWAQVNGLRGNTSLEKRIALDLEYIERWSFWFDLKIIGLTVLRVLFDRNAY